The Populus alba chromosome 6, ASM523922v2, whole genome shotgun sequence genomic interval tttacaacaaaataatcttttattagcggtatagtttattaaataaaaagaaacaacaatcaAGGAAATATTCAGAAAAACAACATTTATcttaactaaaaaagaaaaaaaaacatatttttaatcaaaatctaatttttttattcaaacattttatttttattttgatgaaatcatgtatatttttttttattttatgagaagcattattgttgtaattttaaaataaaaacactattatctctattaaattgttttattcaatACGAACTtattaacatcaaaattaatttttttttatggctaaaatatagctaatcaatcatttctttttatttttttcaatgactttctttttattaaaaacaaataaagtttacaaatgaaacaagaaacattcaaaacatagaaaacaaataataaaaatttcaaggataAAACTATAATATTCCATGTCCGATGAACAATAGaaaaagctgttttttttttaagtgttaaaATCTTGTcccttttgtttcaatttttgtaGTTAATTGAACTATGTACAGTGCAGTTGAGGCACGCACCACAGTAAATGCAGCAGTAACAGGGCATATATCTaatttctcctctttttcttaaagaaaacgCGTGCCAAGTCTGAAACCAATAAATGAGAAGTCAAACAAAGTAGATCTTATGCATACGTacttgaaagtaaaaataaaaaataaacaataaaaagaaaatctgtTGAACATTACGCGGAGTGATTCTCGTTAATTTCTCTACACCGTGGTCTTGTAAAAACGTAAGCTTTGCGCTATCCTATCCTATAAGAGAACCTCTGACAGTTACTTTCTATGGCGACAGAggtgtattttgtattttttttctgagaATTTACTAATAGCAAAGTTCTTCGAATGGAGTTGAACAGGCTGTGTTTAGCAGTGATAATGATTATAAATTTGGTGGTTTTAATACAAGGGTGGCGGTGCCATGGTTGCTTGGAGGAAGAAAGAGTTGCTCTCTTGCAAATCAAAGATGCCTTTGGTTACCCAAATGGCGGATTCCTGCTCTCCTGGGGAAGAGATGCTAACTGCTGCGAATGGAAACAAGTCCACTGCAACTCCAGCACACTTCGAGTTGTCGAAATAGACCTTTCTTTCTCAAGGGGTTGGGAGCTGGGAGACGGGCTCCTGAATGCGTCTTTGTTTCTTCCATTCCCAGAGCTGAACGCTCTTTACTTGTATGGAAATCGTATTGCGGGATGTGTTGAGAATGAAGGTTTGCCTCTTAGCTGcaattttagaaattgataCAAGTTTTATAACTTTAATGCTTAAACGCTAACCATGCACTCTCATGCAGGTTTTGAAAGACTATCAGTCCTTGGCAATTTGGAGATACTCCAGTTAGGgcaaaacaaattcaacagCAGCATCTTTTCATCCTTAGGTGGTCtttcatctttgaaatatttatctCTACACGATAATGAAATCGAAGGAACAATTAGCATGGAAGGTGAGCCTGGCTCTTCTCATCTCAGTTTTTAAACTAAGTGTCTCAATCACAATCATGATTCCAAAGAATTTATATATAGCATTAATTTATGTTCTACGTATTGCCAGGATTGAATAATCTGACAAGCTTAAGGAATCTGCGTATTGCGAGCAATCACATTGAAGGGTTTAAATCCCTTCATGGTACGAAAGATTTTTGAGTTATGCATTATCTTTTCACAGTTTCGCTATTTTTACATCAAACCTTGTACAATTATTTCTTACAGGTGGTGAGGATGAAGTGCTGAAACTGAGCAATTTGGAGTATCTTGATTTGGGAGGTAATCGCTTTGATAACAGTATCTTATCATCCTTCAAGGGTCTTTCATCTCTCAAGAATCTCGATCTGGCAAAGAACCATCTGAAAGGAACATTCAATATGAAAGGTTTAGAAACCAATTATTGCTCACACGTTATTCCATTTCAAAAAATGAGTTCCAAGGCTTTGCTGTGACCTAATTGATGGGGCGGAatccgggaccggtgatgtactgatctttgctcataGGAGGGTTAAGCatactgagacacaatatttaacgtggttcggcaaattgcctacatccacgggagaggttcattttatttagagatagagaaagaatacaacacatggaggaggatcacattcactcaactcccatctctcattgctacataggGCAGCAGTTGCTggtggcagcagggctgctgatggcagcccttctctttctttctctcttcttctctctacatgtctcacaactctcacactttgctctctaagatcatgcctcttttataggcatcaatggcagctcctcttgctcctttgtcatcaatggtggctgccaaactcatctcttcttcaacaaaggtggctgccaacttcttctcttcttcaacaatggtggctaccaaagtcaaggttggtggttgccaccaacaagcctccttctttgacaatgtcaacataattggcaatattccaacactAATCAGTTCTATTTTCCTGCAACCTAGAATTGGAAGCTTTGAGCAACTTGAGGAAGCTGTATCTCAGCGGAAATGAGATTGACGAGTTTGTGTTCTCAGAAGGTAGTACTTAAATATTCCACATGAACGATGGTGGCTTCACGGATCGATCGACCCACCTAACTTTTTACCCAAGATTCCATGCAGTAAGGACGATTTTGATTTGCTCGTAAGGTgtgaaacttgttttgtttcttcttctctcttgcaGGTATTAGAGGTTTCAGAAATCTAAGCAGAGTTTGTTTACTTAATATCACCGCAAATGGAAGAAGAATTTCACTTCCATTACTGCAATCATTGGCAAAACTCCCAAACCTCAAGACACTTGATCTGGGGAACAATAATTTCGAAGGAACAATATTAGCTCAAGGTGAGTTGCAATATGTACTGATGTCTAATTTGGCTATAGAGACTTGAGCTTCTCCTAATTGGTATCCCTTACTTTATCCTCTTCAAAAATACTAATCATTTCTTGTCGGTTTGTTTTATCGTAGCCTTGCCTTCTCTCAAGAATTTGCAAAAGTTGGATTTGAGTTCCTCTACTCTCGATAATAGCTTTCTGCAAACAATAGGAAGGATTACCACTCTGAAGAGTTTAAAGTTGAATGGTTGTAGACTCAGTGGCAACATACCTATAGCCGAGGGTAAGTCTGATGGTCCTttctgatctctctctctctgttttttttctcatgttaaatattttgtaaattgaTAATTCTCAGGTCTATGCGAGTTGAAGTATCTTCAAAGTCTTGATATCAGCAATAATAATCTCAGCGGTGTCTTGCCTAATTGTTTGGCAAATTTGACATCCCTGAAACAAATAGATCTCTCTTCCAATTACTTTGTGGGAGATATTTCCTCGTCTCCTCTTACAACTCTGACATCCATCCGAGAATTAAGACTTTCGGACAATCGCTTTCAAATCCCCATCTCATTGAGGTCATTTTTCAACCATTCGGAGCTCAAATTCTTCTTTGGTTATAATAATGAAATCTGTGCAGAGCTAGAGGAGCACAATTTGATCCCAAAGTTCCAACTAGAGAGACTTCATTTATCTGGTCAAGCATATGGTACTGGAGCATTGCCCTTTCCCAAATTCCTCTTCTATCAACACAACTTGcaggaaatttatttttctaacatgAAAATGAGGGGAGGGGTTCCAAATTGGTTGCTAGAGAACAACACAAACCTACATGAACTTTTCCTGGTCAACAATTCTCTTTCAGGACCTTTCCAGTTGCCAATTCATCCCCATGTGAGTTTGTCACAATTAGATATTTCTGACAATCACTTGGACAGCCACATCCCAACAGAAATTGGAGCATATTTCCCAAGTTTGACATTTTTATCCATGTCTAAAAACCACTTCAACGGTAGCATTCCCTCTTCGTTTGGCAGTATGTCTTCTCTTCAAGTTTTGGATCTCTCAGGAAACACCATCTCCGGAAAGCTGCCATCTTGTTTTAGCTCTTTGCCACTAGTTCATGTTTATTTGTCACAAAATAAATTACGGGGGTCTTTGGAGGATGCATTTCATAACTCCTTTGAGCTAATTACATTGGATCTTAGCCATAATCAATTGACTGGCAACATTTCGGAATGGATTGGTGAGTTTTCCTACATGAGCTTTCTTCTCTTAGGTTATAATAACCTTGAAGGCAGAATACCCATCCAGTTGTGCCAGTTGGACAAATTGAGTTTCATTGATCTTTCTCATAATAAGTTTTCTGGTCATATCCTCCCTTGTCTAAGATTTAGAAGCAGTATTTGGTACAGCTATCTTAGAATATATCCTGATAGGTATTTGATTCGAGAGCCTTTAGAGATTACAACAAAGAGTGTATCCTATTCTTACCCGATAAGCATTTTGCCCATCATGTCTGGAATGGATCTCTCTTGCAACAATTTGACAGGTGAGATTCCACCGGAAATTGGAAACCTTAATCATATCCATGTACTGAACctgtcaaataattttttgataggTCCTATCCCACaaactttttcaaaattaagtGAAGTTGAGAGCTTGGATCTTTCCAATAACAGCTTGACTGGGGCTATCCCTCCTGGACTTGTACAATTGCATTCTCTGGAAGTTTTTAGTGTAGCCCACAATAACCTATCTGGTAGAACACCTGATATGGTTCCACAATTTTCAACATTCAACAAGAGTAGCTATGAGGGAAATCCTCTCCTTTGTGGACCACCACTCTCAAGAAATTGCACCCCAGAAGAAGAAGCTTCGCCATTACCAGTAAGGACTTCAACGGATGATATAGAAGAGAGTGGCTTCATGGATGCAGATGTTTTCCATGTGAGTTTTGTTGTGACATACATCGTGATGCTGTTGGTAACAGCTGCAATTTTGTACATAAACCCCAACTGGAGACGAGCAtggttttatttcattaaacaaaGCATCAATAATAGCTACTAGTTTTTTGTGGACAATCTTCATATGCCATCAAGAGCTGTATGGAATAATCTTCATATGCCATCTTCAGTTGCCAATTCATCCCCATGTGAGCTGTATGGAAGGCGAGAAATTAGTTTGTTTTCGACAAGAGGAACTTGTAGCCAGAAAAGGCAGCAGCCCAAGCAATAAAACAAGCAGAGTAAATCTCCCATTCTGACCATGAACCAAGGCCTCCAACCATGGCAGCTCATCAAATACAGAGCAGATGGGTCcttcctcaaaaaaaaaataaaaaactagattaAGATCAATTTCGATGCATCATTTACATATGCAAATAGTTGGCAGGTATAGGGACCATTTGTAGTATTCAAATGGCTAAAGTTTCCTCAGCCGCGGTTGCAGAAGAAGTGGCAGTTGAATGTGTTTGATTCTCATACAATCTTGATTGCTTAGCGACAAAGTCTGGAGTAAACGATGCTAAGCTTTTTTCAAGACTAGTTGATGAGCTTTGAAATTGTTAGAGAAGAGTTTGACATGAGAGTCATGATCTCCTGCAAAACAAATCCTATGCATAATGTAGGGGATCATCAATTAAAGATGTAAAAGTGATCGAGTTTAATTAAGCGAAGGCTAAGAGATGATCTTGGATTCGGGCATAGCTTGTCCTAGGCCAATCAGAAAAAAAGCTAAGAGTTGGCCTTGGGTTTGGGTACGCTTCGTCCTAGCTCTACCAACT includes:
- the LOC118032521 gene encoding cuscuta receptor 1; its protein translation is MELNRLCLAVIMIINLVVLIQGWRCHGCLEEERVALLQIKDAFGYPNGGFLLSWGRDANCCEWKQVHCNSSTLRVVEIDLSFSRGWELGDGLLNASLFLPFPELNALYLYGNRIAGCVENEGFERLSVLGNLEILQLGQNKFNSSIFSSLGGLSSLKYLSLHDNEIEGTISMEGLNNLTSLRNLRIASNHIEGFKSLHGGEDEVLKLSNLEYLDLGGNRFDNSILSSFKGLSSLKNLDLAKNHLKGTFNMKELEALSNLRKLYLSGNEIDEFVFSEGIRGFRNLSRVCLLNITANGRRISLPLLQSLAKLPNLKTLDLGNNNFEGTILAQALPSLKNLQKLDLSSSTLDNSFLQTIGRITTLKSLKLNGCRLSGNIPIAEGLCELKYLQSLDISNNNLSGVLPNCLANLTSLKQIDLSSNYFVGDISSSPLTTLTSIRELRLSDNRFQIPISLRSFFNHSELKFFFGYNNEICAELEEHNLIPKFQLERLHLSGQAYGTGALPFPKFLFYQHNLQEIYFSNMKMRGGVPNWLLENNTNLHELFLVNNSLSGPFQLPIHPHVSLSQLDISDNHLDSHIPTEIGAYFPSLTFLSMSKNHFNGSIPSSFGSMSSLQVLDLSGNTISGKLPSCFSSLPLVHVYLSQNKLRGSLEDAFHNSFELITLDLSHNQLTGNISEWIGEFSYMSFLLLGYNNLEGRIPIQLCQLDKLSFIDLSHNKFSGHILPCLRFRSSIWYSYLRIYPDRYLIREPLEITTKSVSYSYPISILPIMSGMDLSCNNLTGEIPPEIGNLNHIHVLNLSNNFLIGPIPQTFSKLSEVESLDLSNNSLTGAIPPGLVQLHSLEVFSVAHNNLSGRTPDMVPQFSTFNKSSYEGNPLLCGPPLSRNCTPEEEASPLPVRTSTDDIEESGFMDADVFHVSFVVTYIVMLLVTAAILYINPNWRRAWFYFIKQSINNSY